Proteins from a single region of Thiomicrorhabdus sp. Kp2:
- a CDS encoding diguanylate cyclase, whose protein sequence is MSELNEKELRTNYIKRYALALFLIATLSTLAFTGLILALKDADNSAFLVNISGKQRMLSQTIALDAYRICELKQQLNGKYQQGVAQKISIIGSRLTRHINEMSLANQQLSTGRFINQPHVEVSDELTELYFGARQLAQQVDEYLALATQIVPLKSNAENRDKLNHLSEISLSLVVDLDKAVRIYQKEGEQKLHNVKMVESFVWLITIMVLLFEVIFIFQPLVRKVASFATKMKNYTRELEYQVESRTLKLEKLNQSLIDLAYHDALTGLQNRLNLEQDIERITQQYEKYRTPFAVLMIDIDWFKAVNDSYGHDAGDFVLKEVAGLLLGSVRQKDYVYRAGGEEFVILFESLSLEEAQQKAEEVRRKVENHAFTYNEIQIKKTVSIGVYHSDLAPAKNVKFILKVVDDALYRSKAVGRNRVSVCQKSATAPLKPSEDRESKVVFMRFDQESFTGVNLSKELQKTDKCIQPYYVSENVSTLMGVQAHRLIDGEHCVRDFLHPDDFDIVEKFAQTVQQLPEMSNEYCQKTLLWHSSFRILNMVGDVKITHLDVYFVPNKNPSLIGSLEAALCESQDVHTSFGDALMVYNFHAMLENTNDFIYFKDQYHVFTAASKTLVKITNVKNRAELVGKTDYDVFPKEYADKYFKLEKQIFNREGQMAQELQPILDEDGNQGWVDNRTYPIKDQDDNIIGLFGIARIISDEEKQAGLDPSTTEQ, encoded by the coding sequence ATGTCGGAATTGAATGAAAAAGAGTTACGCACAAATTATATAAAGCGCTACGCTTTAGCTCTTTTTTTGATTGCCACACTTTCTACGTTAGCTTTTACAGGGTTAATTCTGGCATTAAAAGATGCTGATAATTCGGCCTTTTTGGTCAATATATCGGGTAAACAGCGTATGTTAAGTCAAACGATTGCACTGGATGCATACCGAATCTGTGAGTTGAAACAGCAATTAAACGGTAAATATCAACAAGGCGTTGCCCAAAAGATAAGTATTATTGGCAGTCGTTTAACTAGGCATATTAATGAAATGTCACTGGCTAATCAGCAGCTATCAACAGGCCGATTTATAAACCAGCCCCATGTCGAAGTGTCTGATGAGCTGACAGAACTCTATTTTGGGGCTCGGCAATTGGCTCAACAAGTTGATGAGTATTTGGCGTTAGCAACGCAAATTGTGCCACTCAAATCAAATGCAGAAAATCGGGATAAGTTAAATCATTTGAGTGAGATATCTTTGTCGCTGGTTGTTGATTTGGATAAGGCAGTGAGAATCTACCAGAAAGAAGGGGAGCAAAAACTACACAATGTAAAAATGGTGGAGTCTTTTGTTTGGCTCATTACGATTATGGTATTGCTTTTTGAAGTGATATTTATCTTCCAGCCACTGGTTAGGAAAGTGGCCAGTTTTGCAACAAAAATGAAAAACTATACCCGTGAACTTGAATATCAAGTTGAGTCTCGTACTTTAAAGCTTGAAAAGCTTAACCAGAGCTTAATTGATTTAGCCTACCATGATGCATTAACAGGTTTGCAAAACCGTTTGAATCTAGAGCAAGACATTGAACGGATTACTCAACAGTATGAAAAATATAGAACGCCTTTTGCTGTTTTGATGATTGATATTGATTGGTTTAAAGCGGTCAATGATTCATATGGTCATGATGCAGGTGATTTTGTTTTAAAAGAGGTTGCAGGCTTGTTGTTAGGCTCCGTTCGTCAAAAGGATTACGTATACAGAGCTGGCGGAGAGGAGTTTGTTATATTATTTGAAAGCCTCTCTTTGGAGGAGGCTCAGCAAAAAGCCGAAGAGGTTCGTCGAAAGGTTGAAAATCATGCCTTTACATACAATGAAATTCAAATCAAAAAAACAGTCAGTATTGGAGTGTATCACTCTGATCTAGCACCCGCCAAGAATGTGAAATTTATTTTAAAGGTTGTGGACGATGCGCTTTATCGAAGTAAGGCGGTTGGCAGAAATCGTGTAAGTGTATGCCAAAAAAGTGCTACCGCTCCTTTGAAACCCTCTGAAGATCGAGAGAGCAAAGTTGTTTTTATGCGTTTTGATCAAGAGAGTTTCACAGGTGTTAACCTGAGTAAGGAGCTGCAAAAAACCGATAAATGTATTCAGCCGTACTATGTCAGTGAAAATGTCTCTACGTTGATGGGTGTGCAAGCACATAGATTAATTGATGGCGAACACTGTGTTAGAGATTTTTTACATCCAGATGATTTTGATATCGTTGAAAAATTTGCTCAAACAGTGCAACAGCTGCCTGAAATGAGTAATGAGTATTGTCAGAAAACCCTTTTGTGGCATAGCAGCTTTAGAATTTTAAATATGGTTGGAGATGTGAAAATCACGCATTTAGATGTGTATTTTGTACCTAATAAAAATCCATCTTTAATTGGTTCGCTAGAAGCCGCCTTATGCGAAAGCCAAGATGTTCACACCTCATTTGGGGATGCGCTAATGGTTTATAACTTTCACGCCATGCTAGAAAACACCAATGATTTTATCTATTTTAAAGACCAGTACCACGTTTTTACCGCAGCGAGCAAAACCTTAGTAAAGATAACGAATGTCAAGAATCGAGCCGAATTGGTTGGTAAAACGGATTATGATGTCTTTCCAAAAGAGTATGCAGATAAATACTTTAAGCTAGAAAAGCAGATCTTTAATAGAGAGGGTCAGATGGCTCAAGAGCTTCAGCCAATCTTAGATGAGGATGGCAATCAAGGGTGGGTGGATAACCGTACATACCCCATTAAGGATCAAGATGACAACATCATTGGATTATTTGGTATTGCTCGCATTATTTCAGATGAAGAGAAACAAGCTGGGCTCGATCCCTCTACAACTGAACAATAA
- a CDS encoding tetratricopeptide repeat protein — translation MQAMIVDITLNNVQEMVMQNSKRLPVLMSFWSPLNEQSKLANTILEKLAHEFAGKFILAKINAGQQTDLVAKLGSPNPPFYKLIKNGDIATEYEGLLTEDAYRSMLNNFIQDDPSEVMRKQANQAFANGEFDQAVQMLGEASKLNANNFQIHLDLVQMYLHTGHLENAKNLFYKLPEEAQKDPKGKELDGILYFSEAIANSPDIQTLQATLAENPNDCTSLHFLAGLLMLNGQAENALQTLLKLFSIDRTFEDGLPQKSIIKAFEMLTAKAPELVTMYRRKFQSLLY, via the coding sequence ATGCAAGCAATGATTGTTGATATTACATTAAACAATGTTCAAGAAATGGTGATGCAAAACTCAAAACGCTTACCTGTACTGATGAGTTTTTGGTCGCCACTTAATGAACAAAGTAAGTTGGCAAATACCATATTAGAAAAGCTCGCTCACGAATTTGCAGGTAAGTTTATTTTGGCCAAAATCAATGCAGGACAACAAACCGATTTAGTCGCAAAACTGGGCTCTCCCAACCCACCGTTTTATAAACTTATTAAAAATGGCGATATCGCCACTGAGTACGAAGGCTTATTGACGGAAGACGCTTACCGTTCCATGCTCAATAACTTTATTCAAGACGACCCTTCTGAAGTGATGCGCAAACAAGCAAACCAAGCGTTTGCCAATGGCGAGTTTGATCAAGCCGTACAGATGTTAGGTGAAGCCTCTAAACTTAACGCCAATAACTTTCAAATTCATTTAGATTTAGTGCAAATGTATTTACATACAGGCCATTTAGAAAACGCTAAAAATCTGTTTTACAAACTACCTGAAGAAGCGCAAAAAGACCCAAAAGGTAAAGAGCTAGACGGTATTTTGTATTTTTCTGAAGCTATCGCCAACTCGCCAGATATACAAACCCTGCAAGCAACCCTGGCAGAAAACCCAAATGACTGCACATCACTGCACTTTTTAGCAGGCCTGTTAATGTTAAATGGTCAGGCAGAAAATGCGTTACAAACTCTATTAAAACTCTTTAGTATTGACCGTACTTTTGAAGACGGTTTACCGCAAAAGTCCATAATTAAAGCCTTTGAAATGCTTACTGCAAAAGCCCCTGAATTAGTTACAATGTACCGAAGAAAATTTCAAAGTTTATTGTATTAA
- a CDS encoding cytochrome b, with product MLKNTELNYGVVSRANHWLSAFLFIGLIALGMYMHEMEKGPDKFALYDLHKSLGIGLFMLMMLRLVWLKISPNPEQLSKNKFEHILGHAVKGILYLAMIMMPISGWIMSTTGGHDVAFFNLFTLPVLIGENEMIHEIAEEIHGTAGTLLIAIILLHVAGALKHHLVYKDATLLRMLGKNKEEK from the coding sequence ATGCTAAAAAATACAGAACTCAACTACGGCGTAGTCTCTCGCGCTAACCACTGGCTCAGTGCCTTTTTATTTATTGGTCTAATTGCATTGGGAATGTATATGCATGAGATGGAAAAAGGGCCTGATAAATTTGCATTATATGACCTACATAAATCGCTCGGTATTGGCTTATTTATGCTGATGATGTTACGTTTAGTTTGGTTAAAAATCAGCCCTAACCCTGAACAATTGTCAAAAAATAAGTTTGAACATATTCTTGGCCATGCGGTAAAAGGTATTCTTTACTTAGCCATGATTATGATGCCAATTTCAGGTTGGATTATGTCAACAACAGGTGGACATGATGTGGCTTTCTTTAACCTATTTACCCTACCCGTTTTAATAGGTGAAAACGAGATGATCCATGAAATCGCTGAAGAAATTCACGGCACCGCAGGCACTCTGCTTATTGCCATCATCCTACTGCACGTTGCAGGCGCATTAAAACATCATTTAGTTTATAAAGACGCAACGCTATTACGTATGCTAGGTAAAAACAAAGAAGAAAAATAA
- a CDS encoding DUF5718 family protein → MSHYSINKSDLQKMVGFGVAGNFAGHLEQAGETPDFVNVQTASTNAPKGIFPYYVTGSNKQIGAYPLSSTEIHYPKNLDDNAHLQAEPEVCIVFNVSYDDGKVTQLTPKAFAAFNDCSIRKPGAKKISEKKNWGASTKGVSQNFIALERFEKGCELDNFHIASFLKRDGQIHTYGKDSSVLTYSYFHKLLKDWMIEKLNHQQDSGPLENLHQILQQSGYPKNIIISLGATTYTEFGETVFLQPGDEVAIYVYDASQNSAEDVFAHLTGQKTELTNSSILQQKIV, encoded by the coding sequence ATGAGTCATTATTCCATTAATAAATCAGACCTACAGAAAATGGTTGGTTTTGGCGTGGCTGGTAACTTTGCTGGCCATTTAGAACAAGCTGGAGAAACCCCAGATTTTGTGAATGTACAAACCGCTTCCACTAACGCACCCAAAGGCATTTTTCCCTATTATGTAACAGGGTCAAATAAACAAATTGGTGCATATCCACTCTCTTCAACCGAAATTCACTACCCTAAAAATCTAGACGATAATGCACATTTACAGGCCGAACCTGAAGTGTGCATTGTGTTTAATGTCAGTTATGACGACGGCAAAGTAACCCAACTCACCCCTAAAGCGTTTGCCGCCTTTAACGATTGTTCTATTCGAAAACCTGGGGCTAAAAAAATCAGTGAAAAGAAAAATTGGGGTGCGTCAACTAAAGGCGTTTCGCAAAACTTTATCGCTCTAGAACGTTTTGAAAAAGGCTGTGAATTAGACAACTTCCATATCGCCTCATTTTTAAAACGTGATGGTCAAATACACACTTATGGAAAAGACAGTTCTGTACTGACCTACTCTTATTTTCATAAATTGCTTAAAGACTGGATGATTGAAAAGCTTAATCATCAACAAGATTCAGGCCCTTTAGAAAACCTACATCAAATATTGCAACAATCGGGTTACCCTAAAAACATCATCATCAGTTTAGGGGCAACAACCTATACCGAGTTTGGCGAAACGGTGTTTTTACAACCTGGTGATGAAGTGGCCATTTATGTGTATGATGCCTCACAAAACAGTGCCGAGGATGTTTTTGCACATTTAACGGGTCAAAAAACCGAGCTTACAAACAGCTCAATATTGCAGCAAAAAATCGTTTAA
- a CDS encoding DUF1415 domain-containing protein: MSNQENQAILDSVNQWLDKVVIGLNLCPFASKPFRDNQIRLSVSQSTSDANLLEDLQTELNLLAESKPEHIETTLLIVPNMLGDFYDYNDFLEYVDALIEDNEWQGIFQVATFHPNYQFGGTEPEDDENLTNRAPYPILHLLREASLEKAIEHYPNPELIPEHNIETVCGLSQQQKVALFPYLFSK; the protein is encoded by the coding sequence ATGTCTAACCAAGAAAACCAAGCTATTTTAGATTCCGTTAATCAATGGTTAGACAAGGTTGTGATTGGATTAAACCTTTGCCCGTTTGCCTCAAAACCTTTTAGAGATAATCAAATACGTCTATCCGTTTCACAAAGCACCAGTGATGCAAATCTTTTAGAAGACCTGCAAACCGAGCTTAACTTACTGGCTGAAAGCAAACCTGAACACATTGAAACCACGTTACTGATTGTGCCCAATATGCTGGGCGATTTTTACGACTACAATGACTTTTTAGAATACGTTGATGCCTTAATTGAAGACAACGAATGGCAAGGAATTTTTCAAGTAGCCACCTTTCACCCAAACTATCAATTTGGCGGCACCGAGCCAGAAGATGACGAAAACCTAACCAACCGAGCCCCCTACCCAATATTGCATCTATTGCGTGAAGCCAGCCTAGAAAAAGCGATAGAACACTACCCAAATCCAGAACTCATTCCAGAACACAATATAGAAACCGTGTGTGGTTTAAGCCAACAACAAAAAGTGGCTTTGTTTCCTTACCTATTTTCAAAGTAA
- a CDS encoding LysE family translocator — MSIIDIIALFGAMLALAVLPSASVALVVTRSAILGVADGIAVTAGIILGDLVFILLAIFSLSVVAETMSGLFVIVKYLGAAYLLWLGYNLITYKGTSTLTVDKTVKKQNIVTSFIAGFVLTLGDVKAIIFYASLLPVFVNLSTLQTSDVLIIISVMIISLGSVKILYVFSAAKIVTLTTSKNIDKLARKTAGCFMLGAGGYLIAKT, encoded by the coding sequence ATGAGCATTATTGATATTATTGCACTATTCGGCGCCATGCTTGCACTTGCAGTTTTACCCAGTGCAAGTGTTGCTTTGGTGGTTACACGTTCGGCTATATTAGGCGTGGCGGACGGTATTGCGGTAACTGCTGGTATTATATTGGGCGATTTAGTATTTATCTTGCTTGCTATTTTTAGCTTATCGGTTGTGGCGGAAACAATGAGTGGTTTATTTGTGATTGTGAAATATCTTGGTGCCGCATATCTTCTTTGGCTTGGCTATAACCTAATCACTTACAAAGGCACGAGCACACTAACAGTAGATAAAACGGTAAAAAAACAAAATATAGTTACAAGTTTTATTGCTGGTTTTGTTTTGACACTGGGCGATGTTAAAGCAATTATTTTTTACGCAAGCTTATTACCTGTATTTGTTAATCTGTCAACGCTACAAACTTCAGATGTCTTAATTATAATCTCTGTCATGATTATCAGCCTTGGTAGTGTAAAGATTCTATATGTGTTCTCAGCCGCTAAAATTGTTACCCTTACAACAAGCAAAAATATAGATAAGTTGGCTAGAAAAACAGCAGGGTGTTTTATGTTAGGAGCGGGCGGGTACTTAATTGCTAAAACCTAA
- a CDS encoding FKBP-type peptidyl-prolyl cis-trans isomerase — protein MSHNYTTSSDIVSYGIGRQMGDQLASDPFEGVNAEAVAAGVLDALSGVASPIDDAGFAKAFQEINDIMQVKQAEKAQAAAAEGEAFLEENANKDGVVVTASGLQYEIITEGNGEKPTAESTVSTHYHGTLIDGTVFDSSVERGQPAEFPVNRVIAGWTEALQLMPTGSKWRLYIPQELAYGAQGSGGKIAPYSALIFDVELLEIVA, from the coding sequence ATGTCTCATAACTACACAACATCTTCTGACATTGTCAGTTACGGAATTGGTCGTCAAATGGGTGATCAGTTGGCTTCTGACCCTTTTGAGGGTGTGAATGCTGAGGCGGTTGCCGCAGGTGTGCTTGATGCACTTTCTGGTGTGGCTAGCCCGATTGATGATGCGGGTTTTGCAAAAGCATTTCAAGAAATCAATGATATTATGCAGGTAAAACAAGCTGAAAAAGCCCAAGCGGCAGCGGCTGAAGGTGAAGCCTTTTTAGAAGAAAATGCTAATAAAGATGGCGTAGTTGTTACCGCTTCTGGCTTGCAATATGAGATTATTACCGAAGGAAATGGCGAAAAACCTACGGCTGAATCTACGGTTTCTACCCATTACCACGGTACTTTAATTGATGGTACGGTGTTTGATAGTTCTGTTGAACGTGGTCAGCCTGCGGAGTTTCCTGTTAACCGTGTTATTGCGGGTTGGACTGAAGCGTTACAGTTAATGCCTACAGGTTCTAAATGGCGTTTATATATCCCTCAAGAATTAGCGTATGGCGCACAAGGTTCAGGTGGAAAAATCGCCCCTTATTCTGCATTAATATTTGATGTAGAGCTTTTAGAAATTGTTGCTTAA
- a CDS encoding nitrilase-related carbon-nitrogen hydrolase, translating into MNIVALQWDSIWLDSTANLMELEAKIATLFQSNEKIDLLILPELFHGGFSMQPESFAESVDGEVTQTLAGLAKKYAVVIVAGVGQKQVRTNCYGQQALFYNRALAFNSDGQQIAAYTKQKLFSYANEQQTYIAGHQPKMVDINGSPFALFICYDLRFPELFRQVAQQVKGMIVIANWPDSRQNHWETLLKARAIENQCFVIGVNRIGQDGNGLNYLGGSMVVSPLGEVLAYGNSEQECITATIELEQVEKVRKQFPFLEDMQNL; encoded by the coding sequence ATGAACATTGTTGCGCTACAGTGGGATTCTATATGGTTAGACAGCACCGCCAATCTAATGGAATTGGAAGCAAAAATAGCAACTCTATTTCAATCCAATGAAAAGATTGATCTCTTAATACTGCCAGAGTTGTTTCATGGTGGTTTTTCAATGCAGCCAGAATCTTTTGCCGAATCGGTTGATGGTGAAGTCACTCAAACGTTAGCAGGCCTGGCAAAGAAGTATGCTGTGGTTATCGTTGCTGGTGTCGGGCAAAAACAGGTGCGTACAAATTGTTATGGTCAACAAGCCCTGTTCTATAATCGTGCTTTGGCATTCAATTCAGACGGACAACAAATTGCAGCATATACAAAACAAAAGCTGTTTAGCTACGCCAATGAACAACAAACCTATATAGCAGGTCATCAACCCAAAATGGTCGACATTAACGGTAGTCCATTTGCTCTGTTTATCTGTTATGACTTACGTTTTCCTGAACTGTTTAGGCAAGTAGCACAGCAGGTAAAGGGTATGATTGTGATCGCCAATTGGCCAGATTCTCGTCAAAATCATTGGGAGACTTTATTAAAGGCTAGAGCAATAGAAAACCAATGCTTTGTTATTGGCGTTAACCGTATTGGTCAAGATGGTAATGGACTGAATTATCTTGGTGGTTCAATGGTAGTTTCACCTTTAGGCGAAGTGTTAGCTTATGGAAACTCTGAACAAGAATGTATAACGGCAACCATAGAGCTTGAGCAAGTTGAAAAGGTTAGAAAGCAGTTTCCATTTCTAGAGGATATGCAAAACCTGTAA
- a CDS encoding ABC-F family ATPase — MISTANITMQFGEKPLFEDISVKFGNGNRYGLIGANGCGKSTFMKILGGDLEQTSGTVSIDENERVGKLKQDQFAYEEFTVVDTVIMGQPELWEVKRERDRIYGLPEMSEEEGMLVADLEVKFGEMDGYTAESRAGELLLGLEIPVEQHFGLMSEVAPGWKLRVLLAQALFADPDILLLDEPTNNLDINTIRWLETVLNDRKSTMIIISHDRHFLNSVCTHMADLDYGELRLYPGNYDEYMTASTMAREQLLSDNAKKQAQIAELKTFVSRFSANASKAKQATSRAKLIDKIELSEVKASSRVNPFIRFEQDKKLFRLALEVQKLNKIYDNDGEKNEVLKDLNLMLEVEERLAVLGANGAGKTTFLKCLVGDTELTSGVVKWSDNVKIGYYAQDHAHEFAEDLTLIDWMAQWKQEGDDEQALRAVLGRLLFSQKEIDKSVKVLSGGEQGRMLFGKLMLQKPNVLIMDEPTNHLDMESIESLNLAMENFPGTIIFVSHDREFVSSIATRLLIMKEDGIEDFRGDYESYLETQVS, encoded by the coding sequence TTGATTTCAACAGCAAATATCACCATGCAGTTTGGTGAAAAACCTCTTTTTGAAGACATCTCCGTTAAATTTGGTAACGGTAACCGTTATGGTTTAATTGGCGCTAATGGTTGTGGAAAATCAACCTTTATGAAAATTCTGGGGGGCGATTTAGAGCAAACTTCAGGTACGGTCAGTATTGATGAGAATGAGCGTGTTGGTAAGCTAAAGCAGGATCAGTTTGCTTATGAAGAGTTTACGGTGGTTGACACGGTTATTATGGGGCAGCCAGAACTTTGGGAAGTCAAACGTGAGCGTGACCGTATTTATGGTTTGCCAGAGATGTCTGAAGAAGAGGGTATGTTAGTTGCCGATCTAGAAGTTAAATTTGGTGAAATGGATGGTTATACAGCAGAATCGCGTGCGGGTGAATTACTGCTCGGTCTTGAGATTCCAGTTGAGCAACACTTTGGTCTAATGAGTGAAGTGGCTCCAGGTTGGAAGTTACGAGTTTTGCTTGCCCAAGCGCTATTTGCTGATCCTGATATTCTGTTACTTGATGAGCCAACCAACAACTTGGACATTAACACCATTCGTTGGTTAGAAACGGTTTTGAATGATCGTAAAAGTACCATGATTATTATCTCCCATGATAGACACTTCTTGAACAGTGTCTGTACCCATATGGCCGATTTAGACTATGGTGAGCTACGTCTTTACCCTGGTAACTATGATGAATACATGACAGCATCAACCATGGCTCGAGAGCAACTACTGTCTGATAACGCTAAAAAACAAGCGCAAATTGCTGAGCTAAAAACCTTTGTAAGCCGTTTCTCGGCAAATGCTTCTAAAGCAAAACAGGCTACTTCTCGTGCTAAGTTAATTGATAAGATTGAATTGTCAGAAGTTAAAGCCTCAAGTCGTGTAAACCCATTTATTCGTTTTGAGCAAGATAAAAAACTATTCCGTTTGGCGTTAGAAGTTCAAAAACTAAACAAAATCTATGACAATGATGGCGAAAAAAATGAAGTTCTAAAAGACCTCAATCTTATGCTAGAAGTAGAAGAACGTTTAGCGGTTTTAGGGGCTAACGGTGCGGGTAAAACCACTTTCTTGAAATGTTTAGTGGGTGACACTGAATTAACTTCAGGAGTGGTGAAATGGTCTGATAACGTTAAAATTGGTTATTATGCTCAGGATCATGCCCATGAATTTGCCGAAGATTTAACTTTAATCGATTGGATGGCACAATGGAAACAAGAAGGGGATGATGAACAAGCACTTCGTGCCGTTTTAGGTCGTCTGTTATTCTCGCAAAAAGAGATTGATAAGTCAGTTAAAGTACTTTCAGGTGGTGAGCAAGGCCGTATGTTGTTTGGTAAATTAATGTTACAAAAACCAAACGTGCTGATTATGGATGAGCCAACCAACCACTTGGATATGGAATCGATTGAATCACTCAACTTAGCGATGGAAAATTTCCCTGGCACAATCATCTTTGTATCACATGACCGTGAATTTGTATCATCGATTGCCACACGTTTATTGATTATGAAAGAAGACGGTATTGAAGACTTTAGAGGAGATTACGAGTCGTACTTGGAAACCCAAGTTTCTTAA
- the htpG gene encoding molecular chaperone HtpG, with amino-acid sequence MSATETHAFQTEVNQLLKLMIHALYSNKEIFVRELVSNASDALDKLRFEAVSNDALTEGEEELAVQLAFDKEARTITITDNGIGMTRDEVIANIGTIANSGTKKFLESMTGDQAKDSNLIGQFGVGFYSSFIVADEVSLVTRKAGTDSTEGTKWISKGEGEFTLETVEKAQKGTEITLHLKEDMDEFLDEHRLKTIITTYSDHINFPIKMEKSEWDEEAKESKATGEFEQVNKATAIWTQPKSELSDEDYKNFYQTISHDFNEPLAHIHNKVEGTLEYTSLLYIPKNAPFDLYDRERRYGLKLYVKRVFIMDDAEHLMPTYLRFVRGVIDSADLPLNVSREILQSNKVVDKIRSASVKRVLDQLTKMAKAEEQEEYNGFWDQFGQVMKEGVVEDFANKDKIAKLLRFASTDNNSSAEQRVSLESYIERMQEGQEAIYYIVADTHAAAKGSPHLEMFRKKGIEVLLLSDRIDEWLVSHLTEFDGKELKSITSADLKEFEDEADKDLSEDEKQAREALTEKVKKSIEDKVSDVRITHRLTDSPACVVSAEGDMSAHMARMMAQMGQEIPKQNPVLELNPDHALVKKLESIEDETKLKEWSLFLLEQAQLAEGDQLEEPAEFIKRMNALLSEVI; translated from the coding sequence ATGAGTGCAACAGAGACTCACGCGTTTCAAACCGAAGTAAACCAGTTATTAAAACTGATGATTCACGCGCTTTATTCCAATAAAGAAATCTTTGTAAGAGAGCTCGTGTCTAACGCATCGGATGCGTTAGATAAACTGCGTTTTGAAGCCGTTTCGAATGATGCCCTAACGGAAGGTGAAGAAGAGCTTGCGGTTCAGTTAGCGTTTGATAAAGAAGCTCGCACTATTACCATTACCGATAATGGTATTGGTATGACTCGTGATGAAGTGATTGCAAATATTGGTACCATTGCAAACTCAGGAACCAAAAAATTCCTAGAATCTATGACAGGCGATCAAGCTAAAGATTCAAACTTGATTGGTCAATTTGGGGTTGGTTTTTACTCATCCTTTATCGTTGCGGACGAAGTATCTTTAGTTACACGTAAAGCAGGTACAGATTCAACAGAAGGCACTAAATGGATTTCTAAAGGGGAAGGTGAGTTTACCTTAGAAACCGTAGAAAAAGCTCAAAAAGGAACAGAAATCACGCTTCATTTAAAAGAAGATATGGATGAGTTTCTTGATGAACACCGCCTAAAGACGATTATTACCACCTATTCTGACCACATTAACTTCCCAATCAAAATGGAAAAATCTGAATGGGATGAAGAAGCTAAAGAGTCAAAAGCAACGGGTGAGTTTGAGCAGGTTAACAAAGCCACTGCCATTTGGACTCAACCAAAATCTGAGCTGTCTGATGAAGATTATAAAAACTTCTATCAAACCATTTCGCACGACTTTAATGAACCATTAGCGCATATTCATAACAAAGTAGAAGGGACTTTAGAGTACACCTCACTGTTATATATTCCTAAAAATGCCCCATTCGATTTGTATGACCGTGAACGTCGTTATGGCCTAAAGCTGTATGTTAAACGTGTATTCATTATGGATGATGCTGAACATTTAATGCCTACGTATCTTCGTTTTGTTCGTGGTGTCATTGACTCGGCGGATTTACCACTTAACGTTTCGCGTGAAATTTTACAAAGCAATAAAGTGGTTGATAAGATTCGTTCCGCTTCGGTTAAACGTGTATTAGACCAATTAACTAAAATGGCCAAAGCTGAAGAACAAGAAGAGTACAACGGCTTCTGGGATCAGTTTGGTCAAGTTATGAAAGAAGGTGTGGTTGAAGACTTTGCCAATAAAGATAAAATTGCCAAGTTGTTACGTTTTGCCTCAACAGACAATAACTCATCTGCAGAACAGCGTGTTTCATTAGAAAGCTACATTGAGCGTATGCAAGAAGGTCAAGAAGCTATTTACTACATTGTGGCTGATACGCACGCTGCCGCTAAAGGTAGCCCGCATTTAGAAATGTTCCGCAAAAAAGGGATTGAGGTATTACTGCTTTCAGATCGTATTGATGAGTGGTTAGTGTCTCACTTAACTGAGTTTGATGGCAAAGAGCTAAAATCGATTACCTCTGCAGACTTAAAAGAGTTTGAGGACGAAGCCGATAAAGACCTTAGTGAAGACGAAAAACAAGCTCGTGAAGCTTTAACTGAGAAAGTTAAAAAGTCGATTGAAGATAAGGTTTCTGATGTTCGCATTACTCACCGCTTAACCGATTCACCAGCGTGTGTGGTGAGTGCAGAAGGCGATATGTCCGCACATATGGCTCGTATGATGGCGCAAATGGGGCAGGAAATTCCAAAACAAAACCCTGTTTTAGAACTCAACCCAGATCACGCTTTAGTGAAAAAATTGGAAAGCATTGAAGATGAAACCAAACTAAAAGAGTGGTCATTGTTCTTACTAGAGCAAGCGCAACTGGCCGAAGGTGATCAGCTTGAAGAACCAGCGGAGTTTATTAAACGTATGAATGCGTTATTAAGTGAAGTGATTTAA